Proteins encoded within one genomic window of Gemmatimonadaceae bacterium:
- a CDS encoding MoxR family ATPase: MTLSIEQGAAVMARLRAAVAARVIGQDAAIEDAMVAFLARGHLLIEGVPGTAKTLLVRTLGRALGVRFSRIQFTPDLMPSDVTGVSMLRDPARGFEFQPGPIFTDLLLADEINRAPAKTQAALLEGMGERQVTVDGVTRRLDPLFTVYATQNPVEHEGTYPLPEAQLDRFLLKTVIGYPSSAAELEMLALHEAGFDPDRASEDAPPPAVTGEEARELRMLVEGVRVAPEVRAYIVQVTRATREESALSLGASPRATVALMRAARAAAVLQGRDFATPDDVKDRVLAALRHRITLAPELEVEGRTPDDVLLAVLSHVEAPR; the protein is encoded by the coding sequence ATGACTCTCTCCATCGAGCAGGGTGCGGCGGTGATGGCGCGGCTTCGGGCCGCGGTCGCGGCGCGCGTCATCGGGCAGGACGCCGCGATCGAGGACGCCATGGTGGCGTTCCTCGCCCGCGGCCATCTGCTCATCGAAGGCGTGCCCGGGACCGCCAAAACGCTGCTGGTGCGCACGCTCGGCCGGGCGCTCGGCGTGCGCTTCTCGCGCATCCAGTTCACCCCCGACCTCATGCCATCCGACGTGACGGGAGTGTCGATGCTCCGCGATCCGGCGCGCGGCTTCGAGTTCCAGCCGGGCCCGATCTTCACCGATCTGCTGTTGGCCGACGAGATCAACCGCGCGCCGGCCAAGACGCAGGCCGCGCTGCTGGAGGGGATGGGTGAGCGTCAGGTGACGGTGGACGGCGTGACGCGACGGCTCGATCCGCTATTCACGGTGTACGCGACGCAGAATCCGGTGGAGCACGAAGGCACGTATCCGCTGCCCGAGGCCCAACTCGACCGGTTCCTGCTCAAGACGGTGATCGGCTATCCCTCGTCGGCCGCCGAACTCGAGATGCTGGCGCTGCACGAAGCGGGGTTCGATCCCGACCGCGCATCGGAGGACGCGCCGCCGCCTGCGGTGACTGGCGAGGAAGCGCGGGAGTTGCGGATGCTGGTGGAAGGCGTGCGCGTGGCGCCGGAGGTGCGGGCGTACATCGTCCAGGTGACGCGGGCCACGCGCGAGGAGAGCGCCCTCTCGCTCGGGGCGTCGCCGCGCGCCACGGTGGCGTTGATGCGGGCGGCGCGCGCGGCGGCCGTGTTGCAGGGTCGAGACTTCGCCACCCCAGACGACGTCAAGGATCGCGTGCTCGCCGCCCTCCGCCATCGCATCACGCTGGCGCCGGAGTTGGAGGTCGAGGGGCGCACCCCGGACGATGTGCTGCTGGCGGTCCTCTCGCACGTCGAGGCCCCGCGGTGA
- a CDS encoding stage II sporulation protein M yields MTPAGRPIPLTPTLGVETPELVELSYTLAGIGSRAYAAIIDYTIGLVLLVAAVIGVLSLESTAHVVTGRSTTAWVVTVFVLAQFAILWGYYVLFEAFADGQTPGKRLLHLRVVRDGGYSITFAASATRNLIRLLDMQPFFTYGVGMTSVLLSRTGKRLGDYAAGTIVVRENVTRAPAAPVRAAAGPDASGIPALSTRLSDDEYAVLARFVNRRSELAPERRTALSGLLARRFARALADFDVGPDGARLIRLHAAERAARDAGLAAHGDTGAGRERHAIIAAGSPRWAMFAARLADAKAHGLKGLGEDGVREFVREYRDVSADLARLTTAARGRESPELFYLNRLVAGAHNLLYRRRAIPPRDIARYLFGDVPREVRRSALPILLAAGLLFLPAFIAGTAVYGDPGVAQMLLPPTMLDRAQEGVARARSGEGYISDPQVFRPVMASTIIANNVQITFAAFAFGLTAGLGTVWLLIANGISIGAVVGLYASRGIASLLFAFVAPHGVLELSAICIAGGGGFLFAAALLIPGARTRRAALVENGARAIRLVAASSLLLVVAGTLEGFVSPIEWWPLAVKLAVSGVTAVALVEYLRLGRTAGRTAVGRSEGAATLDLEVPVDDARSHHERGHV; encoded by the coding sequence ATGACGCCCGCCGGCAGACCGATCCCCCTCACGCCGACCCTCGGCGTCGAAACGCCGGAACTCGTCGAGCTGTCGTACACGCTGGCTGGAATCGGATCGCGCGCCTACGCGGCGATCATCGATTACACGATCGGCCTGGTGCTCCTGGTCGCCGCGGTGATCGGGGTGTTGAGTCTGGAGTCGACCGCGCATGTCGTGACCGGTCGGAGCACGACCGCGTGGGTGGTTACGGTGTTCGTGCTCGCCCAATTCGCCATCCTGTGGGGGTATTACGTGCTCTTCGAGGCGTTCGCCGACGGCCAGACGCCAGGGAAGCGGCTGCTGCACCTCCGCGTGGTGCGCGACGGCGGTTACTCGATCACCTTCGCCGCGTCGGCCACCCGCAATCTCATACGCCTGCTCGACATGCAGCCGTTCTTCACGTATGGCGTGGGAATGACCAGCGTGCTGCTCTCGCGCACCGGCAAGCGACTGGGCGATTACGCCGCAGGCACGATCGTGGTACGCGAGAACGTCACTCGCGCGCCCGCGGCGCCGGTGCGGGCCGCTGCCGGCCCCGACGCCTCCGGAATTCCTGCGCTGAGTACGAGATTGAGCGACGACGAATACGCCGTGCTCGCACGGTTCGTGAACCGCCGGTCGGAGTTGGCGCCCGAACGGAGGACGGCCCTCTCCGGGCTGCTGGCCCGACGGTTCGCCCGTGCCCTGGCGGATTTCGACGTCGGACCCGACGGGGCACGTCTGATCCGGCTGCACGCAGCTGAGCGTGCGGCCCGCGACGCCGGACTCGCCGCGCACGGCGATACGGGCGCCGGGCGCGAACGGCACGCCATCATCGCCGCTGGATCGCCGCGGTGGGCGATGTTCGCCGCACGCCTCGCCGATGCGAAGGCACACGGGCTCAAAGGGCTGGGGGAGGACGGCGTGCGGGAGTTCGTTCGGGAATACCGCGACGTCTCGGCCGATCTCGCCCGCCTCACCACCGCCGCCCGCGGCCGGGAGTCGCCGGAGTTGTTCTATCTCAACCGCCTCGTCGCCGGGGCGCACAACCTCCTCTATCGCAGGCGCGCCATCCCGCCTCGCGACATCGCGCGCTATCTGTTCGGCGACGTGCCGCGGGAGGTCCGCCGGTCGGCATTGCCGATCCTGCTGGCGGCCGGCCTCCTGTTCTTGCCGGCGTTCATCGCCGGCACTGCGGTCTACGGCGATCCCGGGGTGGCGCAGATGCTCCTGCCGCCGACCATGCTGGATCGCGCGCAGGAGGGAGTGGCCCGGGCGCGCTCGGGCGAGGGGTACATCTCCGACCCGCAGGTGTTCCGCCCGGTCATGGCGTCGACGATCATCGCCAACAACGTGCAGATCACGTTCGCCGCGTTCGCCTTCGGGCTCACGGCGGGGCTCGGGACGGTGTGGCTCCTGATCGCCAACGGGATCAGCATCGGCGCCGTCGTGGGGCTCTATGCGTCCAGGGGGATCGCCTCGCTCCTCTTCGCATTCGTCGCGCCGCACGGCGTGCTCGAGCTGTCGGCCATCTGCATCGCCGGCGGCGGCGGGTTCCTGTTCGCCGCGGCCCTGCTCATTCCGGGCGCGCGGACGCGACGCGCGGCGCTCGTGGAGAACGGAGCTCGTGCCATCCGCCTTGTCGCCGCATCGTCGCTGCTGCTCGTCGTCGCCGGCACGCTCGAAGGATTCGTGTCGCCCATCGAGTGGTGGCCGCTGGCGGTCAAACTGGCCGTGTCCGGCGTCACCGCCGTTGCGCTGGTGGAGTACCTGCGGCTCGGACGCACGGCGGGGCGGACGGCGGTCGGACGTTCAGAGGGCGCCGCGACTCTTGATCTCGAGGTACCGGTTGACGACGCCCGCAGTCATCACGAGCGGGGACACGTCTAG
- a CDS encoding DUF58 domain-containing protein has protein sequence MTLRALIARDGPIFRFAPAPRLAVALAVGSVLWMLPGRVGEVAGVGGLAVVVAAAAVDLVRLPPRRFLTVTRAVPGTTGIGDRVTGEYAVVSVWPRALVVTLYDRFPPLVAGGVGEAAVVLGREGTASVPFDATGMVRGRAALGDVGVRARTTAGLMSVRYLVPMTDEMRVTPSVAGVRRLRLLAMQHRLDTAGIRALRRRGEGRGFAGLREYVVGDDPRDIDWKATARRAKLITREFTIERSQTVLTLIDAGRSMTQLAGAYTRFEQALSSALVLTDVAVTAGDRVGTLVFDDEVRAFVPALQSRGALQRIRDAFVPLAPTLREPDYAAAFRFLAAHQRKRALIVFFTDVIDARASQSLVAYVTRSASRHLALVVALRNDAVFQAALPAAAGGATHAYEIAAAEELILAREEALERMRRAGAVVLDVSPLVMTAGVVNRYLEIKSRGAL, from the coding sequence GTGACGCTTCGCGCCCTCATCGCGCGCGACGGGCCGATATTCCGGTTCGCGCCAGCACCACGCCTTGCCGTCGCCCTCGCAGTCGGATCGGTGCTCTGGATGCTGCCCGGACGTGTCGGGGAGGTGGCCGGCGTCGGCGGGCTCGCCGTCGTCGTCGCCGCGGCAGCGGTGGACCTGGTGCGCCTGCCGCCGCGCCGCTTCCTCACCGTGACGCGCGCCGTGCCGGGCACCACGGGGATCGGCGACCGCGTCACGGGGGAGTACGCCGTGGTTTCCGTGTGGCCGCGCGCGTTGGTCGTCACGCTGTACGACCGCTTCCCGCCGCTCGTGGCGGGAGGTGTCGGAGAAGCCGCGGTCGTGCTCGGGAGGGAGGGGACGGCGTCCGTGCCGTTCGACGCGACGGGAATGGTACGGGGCAGGGCGGCGCTCGGCGACGTCGGCGTCCGCGCGCGCACCACCGCCGGTCTCATGAGCGTGCGCTACCTGGTGCCGATGACCGACGAGATGCGTGTCACCCCGTCGGTGGCCGGCGTGCGCCGCCTCCGCCTGCTCGCGATGCAGCACCGGCTGGATACGGCGGGGATCCGGGCCCTCCGCCGGCGCGGGGAAGGACGGGGGTTCGCTGGCCTGCGCGAATATGTGGTGGGCGACGATCCGAGGGACATCGACTGGAAGGCGACGGCCCGGCGCGCCAAACTGATCACGCGCGAGTTCACCATCGAGCGGTCGCAGACCGTGCTCACCCTCATCGATGCCGGGCGCAGCATGACGCAGTTGGCGGGCGCCTACACCCGGTTCGAGCAGGCGCTCTCGTCGGCGCTCGTGCTCACCGACGTCGCGGTGACGGCGGGCGATCGCGTGGGCACGCTCGTGTTCGACGACGAGGTGCGGGCGTTCGTACCCGCGCTGCAGAGCCGCGGCGCGCTGCAGCGGATTCGCGACGCGTTCGTCCCCCTCGCGCCTACGCTCCGCGAGCCGGACTATGCGGCGGCATTCCGTTTTCTCGCCGCGCACCAGCGCAAGCGCGCCCTGATCGTCTTCTTCACCGACGTGATCGACGCCCGTGCGTCGCAGTCGCTCGTTGCGTACGTGACACGGAGCGCGTCGCGCCACCTCGCGCTGGTCGTCGCGCTGCGCAACGACGCCGTATTCCAGGCGGCCCTGCCGGCGGCGGCGGGCGGCGCAACCCACGCCTACGAGATTGCGGCGGCCGAAGAACTGATTCTGGCGCGCGAGGAGGCGTTGGAGCGGATGCGACGGGCCGGCGCCGTGGTGCTAGACGTGTCCCCGCTCGTGATGACTGCGGGCGTCGTCAACCGGTACCTCGAGATCAAGAGTCGCGGCGCCCTCTGA